The Clostridioides sp. ES-S-0010-02 genome window below encodes:
- a CDS encoding sugar-binding protein yields MESNNKGVFNNGTISIGEVSMPKGGGAIKGMGETFSSNPFTGVGNFSIPIKTSKGRGFEPDISLNYNSGAGNGPFGLGFSISLPYISRNTEKGVPTYEDILDKFILSNSSELVKTCDNRKQMKKSKNLNSSWEVTSYLPRVEGDFSRIEYWKSKESSYWKITTKDNITSIYGKSLNSKVANPNNDSQIFMWLIEESFDSKGNKIEYIYKQENNENIIDKSNYVDRRFDSYKYIHKIRYGNYFDKQKKEKWAFEVVFDYGEYELEDTLLKTSQSNPYVYTNMWKVRKDSFSSYRSGFEIRICRLCRNILMFHKFENELGEIPCLVNVTNLKYEETLQMSMLSEVQLKGYRRNKDNSYFLKSMPPIKLGYSSFNPNNKKFNLLKTKDDSNLQGYLQKTEFNFIDIYGDGLPGILMSNEESTFFWRAEGDGKYGFLEKPIKFPIEKDLTSSNYFLMSLEGNGKLNFIVSKTERAGFYECESNGDWKQYMDFEYFPMEFTRSSRKEMVDINGRGLIDIAIFGDDYLNVYSSIKKSGFSRANRIDFGNRISSGEFPYKNSENINEFIGFGNVLGDGLYHRIRVRNGCFECWPNCGHGNFGEKILLRNAPKFDEDLDISRIHFADIDGSGTMDMCYVYLDRVDIYLNLSGNRFSDAISIPLPENYSKFDQINFEDVNGNGASCMIFTKVGEIIKHYVYDFTNNSKPYLLTNIDNSLGMLTNITYSSSVKFYLEDRALGKEWQTKLPFPLHVVEKIEFIDEISESKFTEYYKYHSGYYDYVERKFRGFGFVENWNSEKINSSLENPLIVPTTYIKKWYHTGCCDQLENISKLNEEDFFSEDLDAYVLPDIILDSSINKKDSEELREAYISLAGKILREETYGLDSDIEISDIPYTVSETNFKIVKLQDKIENNFGVFYSHPTECITYNYERLVKDPRIAHKFILDVDKFGNIEKSCEVYYPRRFKIINQNSVYSKQYNLNITAECTKFINETEDFNLIGIAYEHSLFEIGEVSLNGKIYFSYDEIKTITNESFCNVVNYNESFKKGKVQARCISCDRKYFWNEHQDNLLDLGKITDKALLHHQEFAVMPETLVNDIFADRINDNILVQDCGYIKKENYWWNRGLVQSYFTREENGFFMPISNENLFIEKDSKLYCKKYIEYDEYRLFPIKIGEYLSEQISNESEFIIDYITTLPKQLKDINGNIYQVIFDPLAMVIAKSNYGIVDESFQGNGDLDIYKYLENATFKEVIKNNQKYLQMASEFFFYDLWEWSDNKKPACFIQLVRENYLSEIQTKEEDKVQINIGFSDGFGRNIEQKTKVDSGKAILYNKGNLIYNKLGEVSTGYVDERWQVSGRVVYNNKGKPIKQFKPYFSSTSEYEQQKYLDNILTASEVIYYDSILRVVKIEKAKGIPSKCSIVKNVFTKVKYSPWEEIHYDENDTLVDSDYFNEYINNYPENPTVEQEYEKKALLKASKFYNTPEKKVFDNMGNQYLFIRDNLGEVYKDSFKEIACKRGISVDDIWNELLGKEYIKPSKIQENKILSGWVSEKFQPYSSNFKLEIDEKYESCSNELIDFMKKSCLTTFNDIDVTGKIKRSVDARLYYSNISEKTDFCNFKYFYDMKGNEIYVESADAGIKLNLLNMYNKPTHLWDLRGFHKKIYYDNLQRIKEIYVDGRCEIGLNINQTVEKYVYGEFYNQDIKKVKSRNLIGKIYKHYDSAGIAISDIYDLNGKAISVSRQFASDYKNEINWDKISSVQLEEDVFHTKYKYDALERLKIEITPDLSIYKAKYNQLGLLNGVDVFLSEENKEYNFIKDIEYNANKQRTKIYMNNGLITQYTYDDIDYRLRGIKSIRTINKNEADKGNEMSTFQELKYIFDPCGNVMTIIDSSLEAILKSKKQISPVMEYTYDAMYQLINATGRKHSGVIADKSGCGFGNSKYIKLGTLHINDSEKIENYREMYGYDDSENLVSIKHISDSLTWIKSIDIDKKSNHSRGIKYGNKDELYYETNFDENGNMRNLETISQICWNYKNNISHVDTLTREDEICDSDYYIYDANGQRVRKVSERKINTNIFEIEEKFYIGNFEIKKIKRINNKNETIILSRKSIKVMDDKKCISMIYFWNIDERQRETKNTNKYFFKYQLDNSNGSYCVEINENAELITYEEYYPYGGTALILGEDDREVNLKEYRYSAKERDLSTGLYYYGERYYASHIGRWVSADPAGKVNGLNLYTFTINNPIRYSDDFGMDIGDNFTFERDDLLYGLHESRSKDIYMNEVRAANGRSRLGVGPIVVDNMNNLFLGVQRGETYGQGKVAINGMTIRTPIVSRFMAFLEHNFLGSKLPRDSSPSSIKRRIISGCKAGMLFTVASGKTIRFVLDGLNIRSICYNTHEKRSYTERELRFIYKRRNDANFMQNIKFYKEGREVEAPWISNSKWWNTWYESKTVKGYGKILSTLEKVGYVASVILAPLFLNFVASKVGYKLKKVLSV; encoded by the coding sequence ATGGAAAGTAATAATAAAGGTGTGTTTAACAATGGAACAATTTCTATAGGTGAAGTATCTATGCCTAAAGGTGGTGGCGCAATAAAAGGTATGGGTGAGACTTTTAGTTCAAATCCATTTACAGGAGTTGGAAATTTTTCTATACCAATAAAAACTTCAAAAGGTCGAGGTTTTGAACCAGATATTTCTTTAAATTATAACTCTGGTGCTGGGAATGGTCCATTTGGATTAGGATTTTCTATTTCATTGCCTTATATATCTAGAAATACGGAGAAGGGTGTGCCTACATATGAGGATATTTTGGATAAGTTTATATTATCTAATTCATCAGAACTTGTAAAAACATGTGATAATAGAAAACAAATGAAGAAATCAAAAAATTTAAATTCCTCATGGGAAGTGACTTCATATTTACCTAGAGTAGAAGGAGACTTTTCAAGAATAGAATATTGGAAGAGTAAAGAGAGTTCTTATTGGAAAATTACTACAAAAGATAACATTACATCAATCTATGGCAAGTCTTTAAATTCAAAAGTTGCAAATCCAAACAATGACAGTCAAATATTTATGTGGCTTATTGAAGAAAGTTTTGATTCAAAAGGAAATAAAATTGAGTATATTTATAAACAAGAAAATAATGAAAATATAATAGATAAATCTAATTATGTAGATAGAAGATTTGATTCATATAAATATATACATAAAATAAGATATGGGAACTATTTTGATAAACAAAAAAAAGAAAAATGGGCCTTTGAAGTGGTCTTTGATTATGGTGAATATGAATTAGAAGATACTTTATTAAAAACGAGTCAGTCGAATCCATATGTATATACAAATATGTGGAAAGTGAGAAAAGATTCTTTTTCGTCATATAGAAGTGGATTTGAAATAAGAATTTGTAGGCTTTGTAGAAATATATTAATGTTTCATAAATTTGAAAATGAACTTGGAGAGATACCATGCCTTGTAAATGTAACTAACTTAAAATATGAAGAAACACTGCAAATGTCTATGCTATCAGAAGTTCAACTGAAAGGATACAGAAGGAATAAAGATAATAGTTATTTTTTAAAATCTATGCCTCCAATAAAGTTAGGATATTCTAGTTTTAATCCAAATAATAAAAAATTCAATTTATTAAAAACAAAAGATGATTCTAATTTACAAGGATATTTACAAAAAACTGAGTTTAATTTTATAGATATTTATGGTGATGGTTTACCAGGAATTTTAATGAGCAATGAAGAGTCTACATTTTTTTGGAGAGCAGAAGGAGATGGAAAATATGGATTTTTAGAAAAACCAATTAAGTTTCCTATTGAAAAAGATTTAACTTCCTCTAATTATTTTTTAATGAGTCTTGAAGGTAATGGCAAATTGAACTTTATTGTTTCAAAAACAGAAAGAGCAGGATTTTATGAGTGTGAAAGTAATGGAGATTGGAAACAATATATGGATTTTGAATATTTTCCTATGGAATTTACAAGAAGCAGTAGAAAAGAAATGGTTGATATAAATGGAAGAGGACTAATAGATATTGCTATATTTGGAGATGATTACCTAAATGTGTATTCATCTATTAAAAAAAGTGGTTTTAGTAGAGCAAATAGAATTGATTTTGGAAATAGAATAAGTTCAGGAGAATTTCCATATAAGAATAGTGAAAACATAAATGAATTTATTGGATTTGGTAATGTACTTGGAGACGGTCTTTATCATAGAATTAGAGTCCGAAATGGATGTTTTGAATGTTGGCCAAATTGTGGTCATGGTAATTTTGGAGAAAAAATATTGTTGAGAAATGCACCAAAGTTTGATGAAGATTTGGATATATCAAGAATTCATTTTGCAGATATTGATGGTTCGGGAACTATGGATATGTGTTATGTATATTTAGATAGAGTAGATATATATCTAAATTTAAGTGGCAATAGATTTAGTGATGCAATATCAATACCATTACCAGAGAATTACTCAAAGTTTGACCAAATAAACTTTGAAGATGTAAATGGAAATGGAGCTTCTTGTATGATATTTACAAAGGTAGGAGAAATAATAAAGCACTATGTTTATGATTTTACAAATAACTCAAAGCCATATTTATTAACTAATATAGATAATTCTTTAGGTATGTTGACAAATATAACTTATTCTAGTTCTGTAAAGTTTTATCTTGAAGATAGGGCTTTAGGTAAAGAATGGCAGACAAAGTTACCATTTCCACTACATGTAGTGGAAAAGATAGAGTTTATTGATGAGATTTCAGAATCTAAATTTACAGAATATTACAAATATCATTCTGGTTATTATGATTATGTGGAACGAAAGTTTAGAGGATTTGGGTTTGTTGAAAATTGGAACTCAGAAAAGATTAATTCAAGTCTAGAAAATCCACTCATAGTACCTACTACTTATATAAAAAAATGGTATCATACAGGGTGTTGTGATCAATTAGAAAATATATCTAAACTTAATGAAGAAGACTTTTTTTCTGAAGATTTGGATGCCTATGTACTACCAGATATTATATTAGATAGTTCTATTAACAAAAAAGATTCAGAAGAACTGAGAGAGGCATATATCTCTTTAGCTGGAAAAATTTTGCGTGAAGAAACTTATGGATTAGATAGTGATATAGAAATTTCAGATATACCATATACTGTGTCTGAAACTAACTTTAAGATAGTAAAGCTTCAAGATAAAATAGAAAATAATTTTGGTGTGTTTTATTCTCATCCAACTGAGTGTATAACATACAATTATGAAAGATTAGTAAAAGACCCACGTATAGCACACAAATTTATATTAGATGTAGATAAGTTTGGTAATATAGAAAAATCTTGTGAAGTATATTACCCAAGAAGGTTTAAAATAATAAACCAAAATAGTGTTTATAGTAAACAATACAACCTTAATATAACAGCAGAATGTACAAAATTTATAAATGAAACTGAAGATTTTAATTTAATTGGAATTGCATATGAACATAGTTTATTTGAGATAGGAGAAGTATCATTAAATGGAAAAATCTATTTTTCATATGATGAAATCAAAACAATAACAAATGAATCTTTTTGTAATGTAGTAAATTACAATGAAAGTTTCAAAAAAGGAAAAGTACAAGCTAGATGTATTTCTTGTGATAGAAAATATTTTTGGAATGAGCATCAGGATAATTTACTGGATTTAGGAAAGATAACTGATAAAGCGTTACTTCATCATCAGGAATTTGCTGTTATGCCAGAAACTTTAGTAAATGATATATTTGCGGATAGGATAAATGATAATATATTAGTTCAAGATTGTGGTTATATCAAAAAAGAAAATTATTGGTGGAATAGAGGGCTTGTTCAAAGTTATTTTACTAGAGAAGAAAATGGATTTTTTATGCCTATATCAAATGAAAATTTATTTATAGAAAAAGATTCAAAATTATATTGTAAAAAATATATTGAGTATGATGAATATAGATTATTTCCAATTAAAATAGGAGAATATTTGTCTGAGCAAATATCAAATGAATCAGAGTTTATAATTGACTATATAACTACTTTACCAAAACAATTGAAAGATATAAATGGTAATATATATCAAGTTATTTTTGATCCATTAGCAATGGTAATTGCAAAATCTAACTATGGTATTGTTGATGAAAGTTTTCAGGGAAACGGAGATTTAGATATATATAAATATTTAGAGAATGCTACGTTTAAAGAGGTTATAAAAAATAATCAAAAATATTTACAAATGGCATCTGAATTTTTCTTTTATGATTTGTGGGAATGGAGTGATAATAAAAAACCAGCTTGCTTTATTCAACTTGTAAGAGAGAATTATTTAAGTGAGATTCAAACTAAGGAAGAAGATAAGGTTCAAATTAATATAGGTTTTTCAGATGGTTTTGGTAGAAATATAGAACAAAAAACTAAAGTTGATTCAGGAAAAGCAATCTTATATAACAAAGGAAATCTTATATATAACAAGTTAGGAGAAGTATCAACTGGGTATGTGGATGAACGTTGGCAAGTGTCCGGAAGAGTAGTGTACAACAATAAGGGAAAACCTATAAAGCAGTTTAAGCCATATTTTTCATCAACTTCTGAATATGAACAACAAAAATATCTAGATAATATATTAACTGCATCAGAAGTTATTTATTATGATTCAATTCTTAGGGTTGTGAAGATTGAAAAAGCTAAAGGTATACCATCAAAATGTTCTATAGTAAAGAATGTATTTACTAAAGTTAAGTATTCTCCATGGGAGGAAATTCACTATGATGAAAATGACACATTAGTAGATTCAGATTATTTCAATGAATATATAAATAATTATCCTGAAAATCCTACTGTAGAACAAGAATATGAGAAAAAAGCACTTTTAAAAGCTAGTAAATTTTATAATACCCCTGAAAAAAAAGTATTTGATAATATGGGAAATCAATATCTATTTATAAGGGATAACCTAGGTGAAGTTTATAAGGATTCATTTAAAGAGATAGCTTGTAAAAGAGGTATAAGTGTAGATGATATATGGAATGAGCTTTTGGGTAAGGAATATATAAAACCAAGCAAGATTCAAGAAAACAAAATTTTAAGTGGATGGGTATCTGAAAAATTTCAACCATATAGTAGTAATTTTAAATTAGAGATAGATGAGAAATATGAAAGTTGCAGTAATGAGTTAATAGATTTTATGAAAAAGAGTTGTCTAACAACGTTTAATGATATAGATGTAACTGGTAAGATTAAGCGTAGTGTAGATGCAAGATTGTATTATTCAAACATTAGTGAAAAAACAGATTTTTGTAATTTTAAGTATTTTTATGATATGAAAGGTAATGAAATTTATGTAGAAAGTGCAGATGCAGGTATAAAGTTAAACCTATTAAATATGTATAATAAGCCTACACATTTATGGGACTTAAGAGGTTTTCATAAAAAAATATATTATGATAATCTACAAAGAATTAAAGAAATTTATGTTGATGGAAGATGTGAAATTGGTCTAAACATAAATCAAACTGTAGAAAAGTATGTTTATGGAGAATTTTATAATCAAGATATTAAAAAGGTGAAAAGTAGGAACCTAATAGGCAAAATTTATAAACATTATGATAGTGCAGGTATAGCTATCTCAGATATTTATGATTTGAATGGTAAGGCTATTAGTGTTAGTAGACAGTTTGCTTCCGATTATAAGAATGAAATTAATTGGGATAAAATAAGTAGTGTTCAGCTTGAAGAAGATGTATTTCATACTAAATATAAGTATGATGCACTTGAAAGATTAAAAATAGAAATTACACCAGATTTAAGTATATATAAAGCCAAGTATAATCAATTAGGTCTATTAAATGGTGTAGATGTATTTTTATCTGAAGAAAACAAAGAATACAATTTTATAAAAGATATAGAGTACAATGCAAATAAGCAAAGAACTAAGATTTATATGAATAATGGTTTAATTACTCAGTATACTTACGATGATATAGATTATAGGTTGAGAGGAATTAAGTCTATAAGGACAATAAATAAAAATGAGGCAGATAAAGGTAATGAGATGAGCACATTTCAAGAGTTAAAATATATATTTGACCCATGTGGAAATGTTATGACTATAATAGATAGTTCTTTGGAAGCAATATTAAAAAGCAAAAAACAAATAAGTCCTGTAATGGAGTACACATACGATGCTATGTATCAATTAATTAATGCAACTGGGAGGAAACATTCAGGTGTTATTGCAGATAAATCAGGTTGTGGCTTTGGAAATTCAAAATACATTAAACTAGGAACATTACATATAAATGATAGTGAAAAAATTGAAAATTATAGAGAGATGTACGGATATGATGATTCAGAAAATTTAGTATCTATAAAGCATATATCAGATAGTTTAACATGGATTAAATCTATTGATATTGATAAAAAATCAAATCATTCTCGTGGTATTAAGTATGGAAATAAAGATGAATTATATTATGAAACTAATTTTGATGAAAATGGTAATATGAGAAACTTAGAAACTATTTCTCAAATTTGCTGGAATTACAAAAATAATATATCTCATGTAGATACTTTAACTAGAGAAGATGAAATATGTGATAGTGATTATTATATATATGATGCAAATGGTCAACGTGTAAGAAAAGTTAGTGAAAGAAAGATAAATACAAATATTTTTGAGATAGAAGAAAAATTTTATATTGGTAATTTTGAAATTAAAAAGATAAAGAGGATAAATAATAAAAATGAAACTATAATTTTAAGTAGAAAATCTATAAAGGTAATGGATGATAAGAAATGTATATCAATGATCTATTTCTGGAATATTGATGAAAGACAACGAGAGACTAAAAATACTAATAAGTACTTTTTTAAATATCAGTTAGATAATAGTAATGGCTCATATTGTGTAGAGATAAATGAAAATGCAGAACTAATAACTTATGAGGAATACTATCCATATGGTGGAACAGCTCTGATTTTAGGAGAAGATGATAGAGAAGTTAATCTAAAGGAATACAGGTATTCAGCAAAAGAGAGAGATTTATCGACAGGACTATATTATTATGGGGAAAGGTATTATGCGTCTCATATTGGGAGATGGGTTTCAGCTGACCCTGCTGGTAAAGTGAATGGTTTAAATTTATACACATTTACTATAAATAATCCTATTAGATATAGTGATGATTTTGGAATGGATATAGGTGATAATTTTACCTTTGAAAGAGATGATTTACTTTACGGATTGCATGAATCAAGGTCTAAAGATATTTATATGAATGAAGTTAGAGCAGCTAATGGACGTAGCCGTTTAGGTGTAGGACCCATAGTAGTGGACAATATGAATAACTTGTTTTTGGGAGTGCAAAGAGGTGAGACTTATGGTCAAGGTAAAGTAGCAATTAATGGGATGACTATAAGAACTCCTATTGTATCTAGATTTATGGCTTTTCTAGAGCATAATTTTTTAGGAAGTAAATTACCTAGAGATAGTAGCCCTTCTTCAATAAAAAGAAGAATCATATCTGGGTGTAAAGCAGGAATGTTGTTTACTGTTGCATCAGGAAAAACTATAAGGTTTGTGTTAGATGGATTGAATATAAGAAGTATATGCTACAATACTCATGAAAAAAGAAGCTATACAGAAAGAGAGCTTAGATTTATATATAAACGACGTAATGATGCAAATTTTATGCAAAACATAAAATTTTATAAAGAAGGTAGAGAAGTTGAAGCTCCATGGATAAGTAATAGTAAGTGGTGGAACACTTGGTATGAAAGTAAAACTGTTAAAGGGTATGGAAAGATTTTAAGTACACTTGAAAAAGTAGGATATGTTGCCTCTGTAATATTAGCTCCATTATTTCTTAACTTTGTTGCTAGTAAGGTTGGTTATAAGTTAAAAAAAGTTTTAAGTGTATAA